Proteins from a single region of Streptomyces vinaceus:
- a CDS encoding quaternary amine ABC transporter ATP-binding protein, with product MNAPRTATTPAQPVFSVRDLWKVFGPKADRVPADPELGALGAAELRERTGCTAAVRDVSFDVHKGEVFVVMGLSGSGKSTLVRCLTRLIEPTSGTISIDGEDVLSMDTGRLRELRRHRAAMVFQHFGLLPHRTVLDNIAYGLEIQGVGRGERRERAAEFVAKVGLDGMEQRRPAQLSGGQQQRVGLARALAVDPEVLLFDEPFSALDPLIRRDMQEEVVRLHREEGRTMVFITHDLSEALKLGDRIALMRDGRIVQLGTPEEIVGDPADDYVRDFVRDVPREQVLTVRSAMRPALAGEGGSGPALDPGATVHEAIEAVARTGENARVVEDGRCLGVVDHAGLLGVVAGVPAAARKAVA from the coding sequence ATGAACGCTCCGCGCACCGCCACCACCCCCGCACAGCCCGTCTTCTCCGTACGCGACCTGTGGAAGGTCTTCGGTCCGAAGGCCGACCGCGTGCCCGCCGACCCGGAGCTCGGCGCCCTCGGCGCGGCCGAGCTGCGCGAGCGCACCGGCTGCACGGCCGCCGTCCGCGACGTCTCCTTCGACGTGCACAAGGGCGAGGTCTTCGTCGTCATGGGCCTGTCGGGCTCGGGCAAGTCGACGCTCGTACGCTGCCTGACCCGGCTCATCGAGCCGACCTCGGGCACGATCTCCATCGACGGTGAGGACGTGCTGTCCATGGACACCGGCCGGCTCCGCGAGCTGCGCCGGCACCGGGCGGCGATGGTCTTCCAGCACTTCGGGCTGCTGCCGCACCGCACGGTGCTCGACAACATCGCCTACGGGCTGGAGATCCAGGGGGTGGGACGCGGCGAACGGCGCGAGCGGGCGGCCGAGTTCGTCGCCAAGGTCGGCCTCGACGGCATGGAGCAGCGCCGACCGGCCCAGTTGTCCGGCGGCCAGCAGCAGCGCGTGGGCCTGGCCCGCGCCCTCGCCGTCGACCCCGAAGTCCTCCTGTTCGACGAGCCGTTCAGTGCGCTGGACCCGCTCATCCGGCGGGACATGCAGGAGGAGGTCGTACGCCTGCACCGCGAGGAGGGGCGCACGATGGTCTTCATCACGCACGACCTGAGCGAGGCCCTGAAGCTCGGCGACCGCATCGCGCTGATGCGCGACGGGCGGATCGTGCAGCTGGGTACGCCGGAGGAGATCGTGGGCGACCCGGCCGACGACTACGTCAGGGACTTCGTCCGGGACGTGCCGCGCGAACAGGTGCTGACCGTCCGCTCGGCGATGCGCCCCGCGCTCGCCGGCGAGGGCGGGAGCGGCCCCGCGCTGGATCCCGGCGCCACCGTCCACGAGGCCATCGAGGCCGTCGCCCGTACGGGCGAGAACGCGCGGGTCGTCGAGGACGGCCGCTGCCTCGGCGTGGTCGACCACGCCGGACTGCTCGGTGTCGTCGCCGGGGTACCGGCCGCGGCCCGGAAGGCGGTGGCCTGA
- a CDS encoding ABC transporter permease subunit yields MTATATPATARGSVTAGDARPSALRALARHRRHLIGAGAALGLVLGSVLLGGGSWPAALAVDLSGPLERASDWIVDNRDGHPLFLYFLGHVSNLVVVSVRAVYLLLLALGWAGVTAAAGLVAWRVAGVRLALTSLAAFAVCGLLGMWVPTMQTLALMVVAVFASVLLGGFLGLVAGLSDRMHRVLRPVLDTMQVLPAFAYLLPVVLVFGIGVPAAVLATVVYAAPPMARLTALGLRGADAGVVEAATSLGATGRQRLLTARLPLARKELLLGVNQSIMMALGMAVIASVIGAGGLGDRVYQALASVDVGAALAAGVPIVLLAVVLDRVTAAAGERIGAAEAGRSRLGWAVAAAVTAAVAVGGRLADRLSWPDGWTVDIAEPVNRAVDWMTAHLYSGVPVIGGTADWAGHFTTWVLNPLRHGLQWLPWWAVLLAVGALALLIGTWRTAATAVLAMAAIGVLGVWDPALDTLSQVLAAVAVTLLLGVGLGVAAARSSRLGRALRPVLDVFQTMPQFVYLIPVVALFGVGRAPAVAAAVVYALPAVVRITAQGVRAVNPAALESSRSLGATGRQQLLQVQLPLARPALLLAVNQGVVLVLAVVVIGGLVGGGALGYDAVFGLAQGDLATGLVAGAAIVCLGLMLDRVTQPTHRRDLAGKGA; encoded by the coding sequence ATGACCGCCACCGCCACCCCCGCCACCGCCAGGGGCTCCGTCACCGCAGGCGACGCACGCCCCTCGGCCCTACGCGCCCTCGCGCGCCACCGCCGCCACCTGATCGGCGCGGGCGCTGCCCTCGGCCTCGTCCTGGGATCCGTACTCCTGGGCGGCGGCAGCTGGCCGGCCGCCCTCGCCGTCGACCTGTCCGGACCGCTGGAGCGCGCCAGCGACTGGATCGTCGACAACCGCGACGGCCACCCGCTGTTCCTCTACTTCCTCGGCCACGTCAGCAACCTCGTGGTCGTGTCCGTCCGCGCGGTGTACCTGCTGCTGCTCGCTCTCGGCTGGGCCGGCGTCACCGCCGCCGCCGGGCTGGTGGCCTGGCGCGTCGCGGGCGTCCGCCTGGCGCTGACCTCCCTCGCCGCCTTCGCCGTGTGCGGACTGCTCGGCATGTGGGTGCCGACCATGCAGACGCTCGCCCTGATGGTGGTGGCCGTCTTCGCGTCCGTACTGCTCGGAGGCTTCCTCGGGCTGGTCGCGGGGCTATCCGACCGTATGCACCGCGTCCTGCGGCCGGTCCTGGACACCATGCAGGTGCTGCCTGCCTTCGCGTACCTCCTGCCCGTCGTGCTGGTCTTCGGCATCGGTGTGCCCGCCGCCGTCCTCGCGACCGTCGTCTACGCCGCCCCGCCCATGGCGCGCCTGACCGCACTCGGACTGCGCGGCGCCGACGCCGGCGTCGTGGAGGCCGCCACCTCCCTCGGGGCCACCGGCCGGCAGCGGCTGCTGACGGCCCGCCTTCCGCTGGCCCGCAAGGAACTGCTGCTCGGCGTCAACCAGTCGATCATGATGGCGCTGGGCATGGCCGTGATCGCGTCCGTCATCGGCGCGGGCGGCCTCGGCGACCGCGTCTACCAGGCGCTGGCCTCCGTGGACGTCGGCGCAGCGCTCGCCGCCGGCGTGCCGATCGTGCTGCTCGCCGTCGTCCTGGACCGGGTCACCGCCGCCGCGGGGGAGCGGATCGGCGCGGCCGAGGCCGGGCGGTCCCGGCTCGGCTGGGCCGTCGCCGCCGCGGTGACCGCCGCCGTCGCCGTCGGCGGGCGCCTCGCCGACCGGCTCTCGTGGCCCGACGGGTGGACGGTGGACATCGCCGAACCCGTCAACCGGGCCGTCGACTGGATGACCGCCCACCTGTACTCCGGCGTGCCCGTCATCGGCGGCACCGCCGACTGGGCCGGCCACTTCACCACCTGGGTCCTCAACCCGCTGCGCCACGGACTGCAGTGGCTGCCCTGGTGGGCCGTGCTGCTGGCCGTCGGCGCCCTCGCCCTGCTCATCGGCACCTGGCGCACCGCCGCGACCGCGGTCCTCGCCATGGCCGCGATCGGCGTGCTCGGCGTCTGGGACCCGGCCCTCGACACCCTGTCCCAGGTGCTGGCCGCCGTCGCCGTGACCCTGCTGCTCGGGGTCGGACTCGGCGTCGCCGCGGCCCGCAGCAGCCGCCTGGGGCGCGCGCTGCGCCCGGTCCTCGACGTCTTCCAGACGATGCCGCAGTTCGTCTACCTCATCCCCGTCGTCGCCCTGTTCGGCGTGGGCCGCGCCCCGGCGGTCGCCGCCGCCGTGGTCTACGCGCTGCCCGCGGTGGTACGCATCACGGCCCAGGGCGTGCGCGCGGTGAACCCGGCCGCCCTGGAGTCCTCGCGCTCGCTGGGCGCGACGGGGCGCCAGCAACTGCTCCAGGTCCAGCTGCCGCTGGCCCGGCCCGCGCTCCTGCTGGCCGTCAACCAGGGCGTGGTGCTGGTCCTCGCCGTGGTCGTCATCGGCGGCCTCGTGGGCGGTGGTGCGCTCGGCTACGACGCGGTCTTCGGCCTCGCCCAGGGCGACCTGGCGACCGGTCTGGTCGCGGGCGCCGCGATCGTGTGCCTCGGCCTGATGCTCGACCGCGTCACCCAGCCCACGCACCGCCGCGACCTCGCCGGAAAGGGGGCCTGA
- a CDS encoding ABC transporter substrate-binding protein — translation MARTRLAALAATATAATVALTALTGCGAADMTRQASPYADAKGSRTVTLSVQSWVGAQANVAVAQYLLEHELGYRVDTVQIDEVPAWDALSQGRVDAILEDWGHPDQEKRYVEDKATIKPGGELGVTGHIGWFVPTYFAEQHPDVTDWKNLNKYANDFRTAESGGKGQLMDGSPSYVTNDKALVKNLGLDYQVVFAGSEAAQITQIKQFAKEKKPFLTYWYKPQWLFEKVPMTEVKLPEHQEGCDADTEKVACAYPHTPLRKFLNARFADGGGDAAAFLKKFRWTTEMQNDVSLMIAEEKLAPQEAAARWVKENEATWRTWLPS, via the coding sequence ATGGCTCGCACCCGCCTCGCCGCACTCGCGGCCACCGCCACCGCCGCCACCGTCGCCCTGACGGCCCTCACCGGCTGCGGCGCCGCCGACATGACCCGCCAGGCCTCCCCGTACGCCGACGCGAAGGGCTCCCGCACGGTGACCCTGTCCGTGCAGTCGTGGGTGGGCGCGCAGGCCAACGTGGCCGTCGCCCAGTACCTGCTGGAGCACGAGCTCGGCTACCGGGTGGACACCGTCCAGATCGACGAGGTGCCCGCCTGGGACGCGCTCAGCCAGGGCCGGGTGGACGCCATCCTGGAGGACTGGGGCCACCCCGATCAGGAGAAGCGGTACGTCGAGGACAAGGCGACGATCAAGCCGGGCGGCGAGCTCGGAGTGACCGGCCACATCGGCTGGTTCGTGCCGACGTACTTCGCCGAGCAGCACCCGGACGTCACCGACTGGAAGAACCTGAACAAGTACGCCAACGACTTCCGGACCGCGGAGAGCGGCGGCAAGGGCCAGCTGATGGACGGCTCCCCCTCCTACGTGACGAACGACAAGGCGCTCGTGAAGAACCTGGGCCTGGACTACCAGGTCGTCTTCGCGGGTTCCGAGGCGGCGCAGATCACGCAGATCAAGCAGTTCGCCAAGGAGAAGAAGCCGTTCCTGACCTACTGGTACAAGCCCCAGTGGCTCTTCGAGAAGGTCCCGATGACGGAGGTGAAGCTGCCCGAGCACCAGGAGGGCTGCGACGCCGACACGGAGAAGGTGGCCTGCGCGTACCCGCACACGCCCCTGCGGAAGTTCCTCAACGCCCGCTTCGCGGACGGCGGGGGCGACGCCGCCGCCTTCCTGAAGAAGTTCCGCTGGACGACCGAGATGCAGAACGACGTCTCGCTGATGATCGCCGAGGAGAAGCTGGCGCCGCAGGAGGCGGCCGCCCGCTGGGTGAAGGAGAACGAGGCCACGTGGCGGACGTGGCTCCCGTCCTGA